A genomic window from Methylorubrum extorquens includes:
- the acuI gene encoding acrylyl-CoA reductase (NADPH), with amino-acid sequence MAAFRAWVIEKGEAGQSLALRDFDEADLMDGDVTVRVTHSGLNYKDGLAMTGRMPVVRRFPMIPGIDFAGTVEASAHPDYRAGDAVVLTGWGVGETHLGGLAERARVRGDWLVPLPEGLSPAEAMAIGTAGYTAMLSVLALERHGLTPEAGPALVTGASGGVGSVAVALLKRAGWHVIAATGRGGEADYLRGLGAAEILEREALAGEPRPLAKERWAAGIDAVGGRVLANALSMTKGGGAIAACGNAGGMDLPSSVAPFILRGVSLLGINSVTTPQGPRREAWARLARDLDRDRLKVMTRTVSLEEVGGLAETLLDGQVRGRTVVTIGGTAA; translated from the coding sequence ATGGCGGCGTTCAGAGCCTGGGTGATCGAGAAGGGCGAGGCCGGCCAGAGCCTCGCCCTGCGCGACTTCGACGAGGCCGACCTGATGGACGGCGACGTCACCGTGCGGGTCACCCATTCGGGCCTGAACTACAAGGACGGGCTCGCCATGACCGGCCGGATGCCGGTGGTGCGCCGCTTCCCCATGATCCCCGGCATCGACTTCGCCGGCACCGTCGAGGCCTCGGCGCATCCAGACTACCGGGCCGGCGACGCCGTGGTGCTCACCGGCTGGGGCGTCGGCGAGACGCATCTCGGGGGGCTCGCCGAGCGCGCCCGGGTGCGTGGCGACTGGCTGGTGCCGCTGCCCGAAGGCCTGAGCCCGGCCGAGGCCATGGCGATCGGCACCGCGGGCTACACGGCGATGCTCTCGGTTCTCGCCCTGGAGCGGCACGGACTGACCCCCGAGGCCGGGCCGGCGCTGGTGACGGGGGCCTCCGGCGGCGTCGGTTCGGTGGCGGTGGCGCTCCTGAAGCGCGCCGGCTGGCACGTCATCGCCGCGACCGGCCGGGGCGGCGAGGCCGATTACCTGAGAGGTCTCGGCGCGGCCGAAATCCTGGAGCGCGAGGCGCTCGCGGGCGAGCCGCGCCCCCTGGCCAAGGAGCGCTGGGCCGCAGGCATCGACGCGGTCGGCGGCCGGGTGCTCGCCAACGCCCTATCAATGACGAAGGGCGGCGGTGCCATTGCCGCCTGCGGCAATGCCGGGGGCATGGACCTGCCGAGTTCGGTCGCGCCCTTCATCCTGCGCGGAGTCTCCCTGCTCGGCATCAACAGCGTGACGACGCCGCAAGGGCCCCGCCGCGAGGCCTGGGCACGGCTCGCGCGCGACCTCGACCGGGATCGGCTTAAAGTCATGACGCGGACGGTCTCCCTGGAGGAGGTGGGCGGCCTCGCCGAAACCCTGCTCGACGGTCAGGTGCGGGGCCGCACCGTCGTCACGATCGGTGGAACCGCGGCTTAG
- a CDS encoding DUF4170 domain-containing protein, with protein MTTTIDSDQKLHLVFGGELEDVSGVRFRDVKDLDIVGVFPDYASAQTAWRSKAQATVDNAQTRYFIVHLHRLLEP; from the coding sequence GTGACCACGACGATCGACTCGGACCAGAAGCTCCACCTCGTGTTCGGCGGCGAGCTGGAAGATGTCTCGGGCGTGCGCTTCCGCGACGTGAAGGATCTCGACATCGTCGGCGTCTTTCCCGACTACGCCTCGGCCCAGACCGCGTGGCGCTCGAAGGCGCAGGCCACCGTCGACAACGCGCAGACCCGCTACTTCATCGTCCACCTGCACCGCCTGCTGGAACCGTGA
- the fdxA gene encoding ferredoxin FdxA codes for MTYVVTDNCIKCKYMDCVEVCPVDCFYEGENMLVIHPDECIDCGVCEPECPAEAIKPDTEGDLEGWLKLNADYAKTWPNITQKKDAPSDAKQWDGVGGKLEAHFSPNPGSGD; via the coding sequence ATGACCTACGTCGTCACCGACAACTGCATCAAGTGCAAGTACATGGACTGCGTCGAGGTGTGCCCCGTGGATTGCTTCTACGAGGGCGAGAACATGCTCGTCATCCATCCCGACGAATGCATCGATTGCGGCGTCTGCGAACCGGAATGCCCCGCCGAGGCGATCAAGCCCGACACCGAGGGCGATCTGGAGGGCTGGCTGAAGCTCAACGCCGACTACGCCAAGACCTGGCCCAACATCACCCAGAAGAAGGACGCCCCTTCCGACGCCAAGCAGTGGGATGGCGTGGGTGGCAAGCTGGAGGCGCATTTCTCGCCCAATCCCGGCTCCGGCGACTGA
- a CDS encoding RNA polymerase factor sigma-32 gives MAEIAGMRRQFIRTAMEAPFLARDEERGLAVAWKEARDERALHRLISAHMRLVIALAGRFRHYGLPMADLVQEGHVGLMEAAARFEPEREVRFSTYATWWIRASIQDYILRNWSIVRGGTSSAQKALFFNLRRLRARLMQSTEEQVGSEIHGRIATAIGVSREDVALMDARLSGPDMSLNAPVGEESEASSERMDFLVDNAALPDETVSALVDGERRLVWLRQALTVLSERELRILRERRLAEDQATLEALGHRLGISKERVRQIENRALEKLRRALAERFPQAPSSVYA, from the coding sequence ATGGCAGAAATCGCGGGGATGCGGCGTCAGTTCATTCGAACAGCGATGGAGGCGCCGTTCCTTGCGAGGGACGAAGAGCGTGGGCTGGCGGTGGCCTGGAAGGAAGCACGCGACGAGCGCGCCCTGCACCGTCTGATCTCCGCGCATATGCGTCTTGTGATCGCGCTCGCCGGCCGGTTCCGCCATTACGGCCTGCCGATGGCCGATCTCGTGCAGGAGGGCCATGTCGGCCTGATGGAGGCGGCGGCCCGGTTCGAGCCGGAACGCGAAGTCCGCTTCTCCACCTACGCCACATGGTGGATCCGCGCCTCGATCCAGGATTACATCCTGCGCAACTGGTCGATCGTGCGCGGCGGAACGAGTTCCGCGCAGAAGGCGCTCTTCTTCAACCTGCGCCGCCTGCGCGCCCGGCTGATGCAATCGACCGAGGAGCAGGTCGGCTCCGAGATCCACGGACGGATCGCGACCGCCATCGGCGTCTCACGCGAGGACGTGGCGCTGATGGATGCGCGCCTGTCGGGACCCGACATGTCGCTGAATGCGCCCGTCGGCGAGGAGAGCGAAGCGTCCTCCGAGCGCATGGACTTTCTGGTCGACAACGCTGCCCTGCCCGACGAAACGGTCTCGGCCCTGGTCGATGGCGAGCGACGGTTGGTCTGGCTGCGACAGGCCCTGACGGTGCTCTCTGAGCGCGAGTTGCGGATTCTGCGGGAACGGCGCCTCGCCGAGGATCAGGCGACCCTGGAAGCGCTGGGTCACCGCCTCGGCATTTCGAAGGAGCGCGTCCGGCAGATCGAGAACCGTGCCCTGGAGAAGCTGCGTCGGGCGCTCGCCGAGAGGTTCCCGCAGGCACCGAGCAGCGTCTACGCCTGA
- the greA gene encoding transcription elongation factor GreA translates to MSRAFVREPEGGEAFEDLPDRPISSHTNYVTPEGLAQIDAEVARLEAELSSLSPQQDKADHSRVSRDLRYWTARKNSAEPVEAFEGETVRFGATVTVLREDETRQTFRIVGEDEADPSAGSISYVAPLARALTGKGVGDTVTVNDHEFEIAEIR, encoded by the coding sequence ATGAGCAGAGCATTCGTCCGTGAGCCGGAAGGTGGCGAGGCCTTCGAGGATCTTCCCGATCGGCCCATCTCCTCCCACACCAACTATGTGACGCCCGAGGGCCTCGCACAGATCGACGCCGAGGTGGCGCGCTTGGAGGCGGAGCTGTCCAGCCTCTCGCCGCAGCAGGACAAGGCCGACCACAGCCGTGTCTCGCGCGATCTGCGCTATTGGACCGCGCGGAAGAACTCGGCCGAGCCGGTCGAGGCGTTCGAGGGCGAGACCGTGCGCTTCGGCGCAACGGTGACCGTGCTGCGCGAGGACGAGACCCGGCAGACGTTTCGGATCGTCGGCGAGGACGAGGCCGACCCGTCGGCCGGCTCGATCTCCTACGTCGCGCCGCTGGCTCGCGCGCTGACCGGCAAGGGGGTCGGCGACACCGTGACGGTGAACGACCACGAGTTCGAGATCGCCGAGATCCGCTGA
- the xseA gene encoding exodeoxyribonuclease VII large subunit codes for MPLVPPPRPATSAAAVPPPGEPAPSALLQANAPEWSVGDLAAALKRTLEDAFGHVRLRGEITGYRGPHGSGHAYFSLKDGSAKIDAVVWKGVLGRLRQKPKEGLEVVATGKITTFAGKSSYQIVIDSMEPAGIGAWMALLEERKRLLAAEGLFEADRKRPIPFLPRVIGVVTSPTGAVIRDILHRLEDRFPRPVLVWPVRVQGEGAADEIAAAIRGFNALAPDGPIPRPDVLIVARGGGSIEDLWAFNEEAVVRAAAESEIPLISAVGHETDTTLIDFASDRRAPTPTGAAEMAVPVRAELSAQVHELGARQAGTMLRRIERERADFRALVRAIPGADAFLAVKRQRLDLADARLRPALAANARDSRERLNRLADRLTRRSPAIALAEARAQLSAIDHRPRTAMTRIVERRRDRLDALTGLLGALSYKAVLARGYALVRDADGLPVRSAAAAAHAARFQLQFADGAIFARPEDAPDDPVARPLADAPPSPRPKRAPRRTTSESTPKAAEAAPQPPARQGSLF; via the coding sequence ATGCCGCTCGTGCCCCCGCCACGTCCTGCGACCTCTGCCGCCGCCGTGCCGCCGCCGGGAGAGCCGGCGCCCTCGGCGTTGCTCCAGGCCAACGCCCCCGAATGGTCGGTCGGCGATCTCGCCGCCGCCCTCAAGCGCACCCTGGAGGACGCCTTCGGGCATGTGCGCCTGCGCGGCGAGATCACCGGCTATCGCGGGCCGCACGGCTCGGGCCACGCCTACTTCTCGCTGAAAGACGGCTCGGCGAAGATCGACGCGGTGGTGTGGAAGGGCGTGCTCGGGCGGCTGCGCCAGAAGCCCAAGGAGGGGCTCGAGGTCGTCGCCACCGGCAAGATCACAACCTTTGCCGGAAAGTCCTCGTACCAGATCGTCATCGACTCGATGGAGCCCGCCGGCATCGGCGCCTGGATGGCGCTGCTGGAGGAGCGCAAGCGCCTGCTCGCCGCCGAGGGGCTGTTCGAGGCGGACCGGAAGCGGCCGATCCCGTTCCTGCCGCGGGTGATCGGCGTCGTCACCTCGCCGACCGGCGCGGTGATCCGCGACATCCTCCACCGGCTGGAGGACCGCTTTCCCCGCCCCGTGCTGGTCTGGCCGGTGCGGGTGCAGGGGGAGGGGGCGGCGGACGAGATCGCCGCCGCCATCCGCGGCTTCAACGCGCTCGCGCCCGATGGCCCGATCCCGCGGCCGGACGTGCTGATCGTCGCCCGCGGCGGCGGCTCGATCGAGGATCTCTGGGCCTTCAACGAGGAGGCGGTGGTGCGCGCCGCCGCCGAGTCCGAGATTCCCCTGATCTCCGCCGTCGGCCACGAGACCGACACGACGCTGATCGACTTCGCCTCCGACCGCCGCGCCCCGACGCCCACGGGCGCCGCCGAGATGGCGGTGCCGGTGCGGGCCGAACTCAGCGCCCAGGTTCACGAACTCGGCGCCCGGCAGGCGGGCACGATGCTGCGGCGGATCGAGCGCGAGCGGGCGGATTTCCGGGCGCTGGTGCGGGCGATCCCCGGCGCCGACGCCTTCCTCGCCGTCAAGCGCCAACGCCTCGACCTCGCCGACGCGCGGCTGCGGCCGGCGCTCGCCGCCAACGCCCGCGATTCCCGCGAGCGCCTGAACCGCCTCGCCGACCGCCTCACCCGGCGCTCCCCGGCGATCGCGCTGGCCGAGGCGCGGGCACAACTCTCCGCCATCGACCACCGCCCGCGCACCGCCATGACCCGCATCGTCGAGCGCCGCCGCGACCGGCTCGACGCGCTCACCGGCCTGCTCGGGGCGCTGAGCTACAAGGCCGTGCTTGCCCGCGGCTACGCACTCGTGCGCGACGCCGACGGCCTGCCGGTGCGCTCGGCCGCGGCCGCCGCCCACGCTGCGCGGTTCCAACTGCAGTTCGCCGACGGCGCGATTTTTGCGCGCCCCGAGGATGCTCCCGACGACCCCGTTGCGCGCCCCCTTGCCGACGCCCCGCCCTCACCGCGCCCGAAGCGCGCGCCCCGCCGGACGACGTCCGAGTCCACTCCGAAGGCCGCGGAAGCCGCACCGCAGCCCCCCGCGCGGCAAGGATCGCTGTTCTGA
- a CDS encoding CarD family transcriptional regulator has translation MTTAKKTTVAGRQGFKTGEAVVYPAHGVGRITAIEEQEIAGYKLELFVVSFEKDKMVLRVPTAKANSVGMRKLAEPELVKKALDVLTGRARIKRTMWSRRAQEYEAKINSGDLISVTEVVRDLYRSEAQPEQSYSERQLYEAALDRVVREISSVNKITETEALKLIEQSLAKSPRRAKADAEADAEGEDDVQEEAA, from the coding sequence ATGACCACAGCCAAGAAGACGACGGTAGCAGGCCGCCAAGGCTTCAAGACCGGCGAGGCGGTCGTGTATCCGGCGCACGGCGTCGGGCGGATCACCGCGATCGAAGAGCAGGAGATCGCGGGCTACAAGCTCGAGCTGTTCGTCGTCTCGTTCGAAAAGGACAAGATGGTCCTGCGCGTCCCCACCGCGAAGGCCAACAGTGTCGGCATGCGCAAGCTCGCCGAGCCGGAACTCGTCAAGAAGGCCCTCGACGTGCTGACCGGCCGCGCCCGCATCAAGCGCACGATGTGGTCGCGCCGCGCCCAGGAATACGAGGCCAAGATCAATTCCGGCGACCTCATCTCGGTCACCGAGGTGGTACGCGACCTCTACCGCTCCGAGGCCCAGCCCGAGCAGTCCTACAGCGAGCGTCAGCTCTACGAGGCCGCCCTGGACCGCGTCGTGCGCGAGATCTCCTCGGTGAACAAGATCACTGAGACCGAAGCGCTCAAGCTGATCGAGCAGAGCCTCGCGAAATCGCCGCGCCGCGCCAAGGCCGATGCGGAAGCCGATGCCGAGGGCGAGGACGACGTACAGGAAGAAGCCGCCTGA
- a CDS encoding ribose-phosphate pyrophosphokinase, with the protein MTSSIKIIAGNASRPLAEAIAGYLELPLANCMVRRFADMEIFVELQENVRGEDVFIVQSTSFPANDHLMELLIMIDAARRSSARRITAVIPYFGYARQDRRTSGRTPISAKLVCNLITEAGADRVLTLDLHAGQIQGFFDIPTDNLFAAPVMVRDIKERLAPGERMVVSPDVGGVVRARALAKRIDASLAIVDKRRERAGESEVMNIIGDVEGQSCILVDDIVDSGGTLVNAAEALLNAGAKEVSAYITHGVLSGGAVSRIAASRMKELVITDSILPTQAVKLARNIRVISIAPLLGEAIGRTATESSVSSLFT; encoded by the coding sequence ATGACGTCGTCCATCAAGATCATCGCCGGCAACGCGAGCCGTCCGCTGGCGGAAGCGATCGCCGGCTACCTCGAATTGCCGCTCGCGAACTGCATGGTCCGGCGCTTCGCCGACATGGAGATCTTCGTCGAGCTGCAGGAGAACGTGCGCGGCGAGGACGTGTTCATCGTCCAGTCGACCTCGTTCCCGGCCAACGACCACCTGATGGAGCTGCTGATCATGATCGACGCGGCGCGTCGGTCCTCGGCACGGCGCATCACGGCGGTGATCCCCTATTTCGGCTATGCCCGGCAGGATCGGCGCACCTCGGGCCGCACGCCGATCTCGGCCAAGCTCGTCTGCAACCTCATCACCGAGGCCGGCGCCGACCGGGTGTTGACGCTCGATCTCCACGCCGGACAGATCCAGGGCTTCTTCGACATCCCCACCGACAACCTGTTCGCGGCGCCCGTGATGGTGCGCGACATCAAGGAGCGTCTCGCCCCGGGCGAGCGCATGGTGGTCTCGCCCGACGTCGGCGGCGTGGTGCGTGCGCGCGCGCTCGCCAAGCGCATCGACGCGTCGCTGGCCATCGTCGACAAGCGACGCGAGCGGGCGGGCGAGTCGGAGGTGATGAACATCATCGGCGACGTCGAGGGCCAGTCCTGCATCCTCGTGGACGACATCGTCGATTCCGGCGGCACGCTGGTGAACGCGGCCGAGGCCCTGCTCAACGCGGGCGCCAAGGAGGTCTCGGCCTACATCACCCACGGGGTGCTGTCGGGCGGGGCGGTCTCGCGCATCGCCGCCTCGCGGATGAAGGAACTCGTCATCACCGACTCGATCCTGCCGACGCAGGCGGTGAAGCTCGCCCGCAACATCCGCGTGATCTCGATCGCGCCGCTGCTCGGCGAGGCGATCGGGCGCACGGCGACGGAATCGAGCGTGTCGAGCCTGTTCACCTGA